Within the Peromyscus maniculatus bairdii isolate BWxNUB_F1_BW_parent chromosome 2, HU_Pman_BW_mat_3.1, whole genome shotgun sequence genome, the region GCGCGGGCCCCTGCTGTATGCAGCCCGGCCACCCGAGGACCTTAAGGTGCCAACTGCTCTGCCCTTTCTGTCTACACTTGTGCTTTTCCTTGGGAGACTCACAGGCTGGGGGTTGGGTCTGGGAAGCAAGTGCATAAGGGACATGGTTCCTGCCTTCACTCTGGGACCCAGTGCATAGCTGTGCAAATGCCCATCGTAAGGGAGGCCTTTGGAAGGTGCTTCCTGTGCTTATTGacttttattgagacagggtctcactctgtagccttgtctggcctggaattttctgtgtagagaagactggccttgaactcacagagctctgcctgcctctgcactaagtgctgggattaaaggcatgtgccaccatgcctagctagctAACCAACTTTAACCAAAGATTTTGGTTTATGTCCCACTTAACAGAATACCATAGTGTGAGCTGAATCACCAGGTTGCTGCTCTGGGCTATGATTTCCAAGCTTGGATTTGGCATAGAGACCCAGGGGAAGGGACTTGGGTGCTGGGTGCATGCCTGACTCATCCAGCTCAGGTGACTGATTCCTGTCTTTCCATTGGCCTTCTGAGCAGTCGCATGTTTTTAGAAACACAGGTGTTTATGAGCTTAGAGCTTTTGAGTGTTGTACACCCCCTCTCCAGAGGGGTCTCTGGAAATGTAGCCAGCCAGTGTGTTGCATGTGATGGGCCTCAGTCTCTTGCTTCCAGATTTGGAAACTTGACCACCCACTTCCCAGCTAGAGATTAAGGTAGAGAGAGGTGTACAGCATCCCTCTTGCTCATAGGTGGCCTCAGTAGCACAGTGAGCTTTCCCTCCTACAGATTGTGCCCTTGGGGCGGAGAGAAGCCAAGGCCAAGGAGCTGGTGAGGCAGCTGCAGCTGGAAGCTGAGGagcagagaaagcagaagaaGCGGCAGAGCGTCTCCGGGCTGCACAGGTCAGTAGGCTGGCAGATGCAAGAGGTCTAGGCACACTACCCACAAATCAGCTGTACCTCGGCCAGCCCCTACAGCCACCAGAAGTGCAACATAACCAGAGGGAGAGGGACTGTCCCCAGACTTCCTTCTAAGAGAGAGTAACTACCCCGCCTGAAAGGGCCagactccagtgtgtgtgtgtgtgtgtgtgtgtgtgtgtgtgtgtgtgtgtgtgtgtgtgtgtgtgtgtgtgtgtgtgtgtgtcaggggtgggggtgggggtgtcctgCTCCAGGTGGCCATCAGGTTCTCAGTAGTGGGGTCGTGTTGTCAGACCTAAGGCCCTCTGTTGAGCTTCACCTCCCGGGTCTCTGGGCAGATGAAGCAGCTCTGGTTCGCCTGCAGAGCTTAGCCCCTGCTTGGCTTTTCCACTAGCTCACTATGCCTGTCCCCCGGATGCCTCCCACACAGGTACCTTCACTTACTGGACGGGAAGGAAAACTACCCTTGTCTTGTGGATGCCGAAGGAGATGTGATTTCTTTCCCACCTATCACAAACAGTGAGAAGACAAAGGTAGGCAGTGTCTGAAGTGTGGACATGTCCTCTAGGCGATCCCACCATCTAGTGCCCGcttgtgagagagagaaagaaatgcagcATAGAGGGCTGGGGCCCTTTGCTCCTCAGCATTGCCCACACCTGGTGCCACCCACTCTACAAAGTCACCATTGTGCTGTCCCCCAGTCTTTGCTacaagttctttgttttgagacaggttttcatgtagcccaggctggcctttaacttgaTATATAAGCTAAGAATtaccatgaacttctgatcctcctgtctccacttccctaatgctaggattataggtgtgcaccgccatgtctggtttacacagtgctggggacttaacccaaggcttcatgcatacaaggcaagcactctgcacCTCCAGCCCTGCGTAACTCTGCTTATAGATTGTTCTTCTGAATACGTCCCAACACCAATAACTATTCTTTCCTGAAATCCGACTCTTaagattaagaaaacaacaaGCAACTTGTTTTTGGAAGTAACGAGTGCCACGAGCCTGCAGCTCTGTAAGGACATCATGGACAGCCTCATTCTGGTGAGTGACCCCAACCCACGGTCCTGGCCATGAGGGACAGCTTTGTGTTCCCACCCTTTCATAGCTGCTGTTTGCCGCTCTGTGGGTTACTGCAGCCTGGCTTCCGACGTCCCCACTTCTCCTCTTCgttaaaaagttattttcatttgcaGAAAATGGCAGAGCTGAGCAAAAGCACTTCAGAAAATAAAGAGGAAGACGCACTCTCGGGTACGGAAGCTGATGCCAGCTGTGGACTTTCTGATCCCAACTTGAATCTAAGAGCTGGGAAGGATGGACAGTGCCCCCTGGTGGTGGAACAGGTCCGGGTGGTGGACCTGGAGGGGAGCTTGAAGGTGGTGTACCCATCCAAGGCTGACCTGATCACCACCCCTCCCTATGTGACTGTGGTTCGCTGACAGTCCAGGCTGCATGACTGGTCCCCTTGTGGCTCCTGTGGGTGTGCTGGCTGTAGAGGTCTGTGTGGTTGTTCTTCGTTCCTTTTCTCTGGGTATTTGAAGGTGTCTGCTTCTGTCCTGGTGACTGTTATAAAGTGAGTTGTGTCATCATTACAGCACTCATGATCTACTGCTCTCATGGATTATTCAAGTAATTGCTGGAAATGTTCTGAATCATGTGGCGAGTGACTTGGGAAAGACACCGAGCTAGGTTTGCCAGTGCAGGTCTCAATTCAGGTTAAATGGCAGGTGTTCTAGTGAACGGTACTTGTTTCTCTACAACATGTTAATGGGTTGGTCTGTTTTTAACACCTGTGCAAAGACAGTTGGGAACATCATGTTGTGATCTTAATCTTTTCAGAGCTTGCTTCCTAGCACGGTGCTGCTGCTCTGCTCCCAGAGCCGCGTCCGCCTCCCACCACTGTGCCCAGGGCTGGAGTGCTGGTCATTGTTGCTACATCCGCTCCTCGGCCTGTGTAGTGGGGCGGGTTTCTGTGAGTGGATGGGCAGGCTGGTTTGTGGGCTGTCGACCAGTGACGGGAAGGTGTGCCACACACACGGCCCTACAGCTTCCATCTCAGTGTGTCGTTGTACACCACCTGTCTCTCTCTGCGTGTGTTGACTTATGTACCCAGCACACCCCTCCATCCCTGGAGCCAACGTGATTGGTCCTGAGGACACAGCCAGCTGCAAAAGGGACGTAGTGGGCCCTGCCTTAACATCTGGCTGCAGCAGAGAACCAGGCCCTTGAGCCTCTCTGCCTGATGTCATCTTCTCTTTGGTCTTTGACCTCAAAGGACAGTTTGTCTTCTGTAAAACAACAATGGTTTGGGTTTGTtgtctggggtttttgttttgaggctgtGCAAGAACCTTTCGTTGTCAGAACCAGCGAAGCTCCAGGTCCCTTACGGCAGTGTCCTGGACAAAGCTGGTAGGTGTTCAAGCTCCATGAGACAGGGAGCTACCTCGTGACTACACAGTCGCCTCTCATAGGTCCCTTTGAGTGGCTGTGGCAAGAGCTCGGCTATTCTGTGTGGATTCACCAAACTATGAGGGTGGAGCTGCCCCatgcccacctcccacccccaccagctCCTGATGTTCCCTCCAGCACAGCCCATGTGTGAGACTCAAGTTTTTGGAACTTTTTACAAATACAAGCAGAATGCCTCTTTGTTctaataaaactaataaaaccCCTTGGTAGCAACATTTCCTCTGCACCCAGCAGCCTTCCCACTCTCGTCTCCAGGGGATAGTGCCACAGTTCTAGTGTAGCAGACTTTCACATGTGAGAATCCCCACCTGGTTTTGGGCCCCTCTGGGGGACCCCATGGCCTTATGATCACTTGAAGCAGCGCCCTGCCGAGTACTGGCCAGAAAGCTCCAGGCTGAAGATGCTGGACAGTTGCCAAGGGTGGGCTGGGAGCACCTTAGTTTGGGGTACAGGATGTGGCTAGATGCCCACCCCCTCACTGTCATCCAAGGAGTACAGAAATACCGAGAAGCCTGCATACTTTCCTCTCAACTGGAGCCCCTTGCATGGAACACACTTGattctccctgtcccacctcccTACTGCACCCCATATCCCTGGCCCAGCCATGTCTGCCTTGTCTAGACATACCTGCTCCTGCCCCAAGGGTTACCAGGCCAGGGTGCACTGCTCTTGACAAGGGCCACTCTAGGCCTTGAGGGCCCTTCCCTGGAACCTTTCACTGCCTGCCTTGCAGTGGCTCATGGCTGGGGGTGCATTCCACGGTCTTGCCTCAGTTGTGGCCTGTGAGTGTGGGCAGAGGTGTCTGTTAGAATTGAGGCCTAGATTTCTAGTGCAGAGACCCAGGCCAGCTGGAGCAGCTCTACTGcaaactccccctccccctccccccgaggGCCACTGAAGCTCAAGACAGTCCAAACCAGGAGCTTAGGATGAGGCCGGCCGTACCAGCCCTCCCTGGCCAGACTGGCCAAGCCCCTCAACTTGCCAGTGTGAAAAGAGCAAAGGGGAGGGAACTTTCCAACCTGGAGCAATGGGTTCAGTCGTTTGGTACCCACCACCTGCTGTCTGGCCTCCCTTCTCTGCCCACAGACAGCAGCTGCTCCTGGGCCCTCCACCCTCTCAGCTCAGGGTGCAGACCTTAAGATTTTCTAACGAATGGCCTGCAAGCCTGGGACATTTCACAGCACACCAGGGATGAGGGGTGGTCCAGGGAGATTCTACTACATAGGCCACTAGAGAGGAGACCGGTGTTCCTGCTCTAGCCACAGTACCTTGAAGTGTTGAAGGCCTTGTCCTCACATGGTCCAGTAAGGAAGGACAGGTCCAACCACATCCTAACCCTTAGGTCTGTGTTcttgagagatggcccagccaggAGGGGCACATTCCAAGACAGGGCGCCAAGCAGGAAGAGCTGTGGAGGAGGGTCAGGCCTGGAGCAAGTCACGCCTGGCTGGGCAGCACTGTTGGAACAGTCACCCACTGTTCCTTCAGTAAGCAGTGATTTGTCTACAGGCTCCTTGAGGAGTGGGGGCCTGTGAGGAGGCAGCGGGTAGGGCACCCAGCTTCCATTTTCCCTCAGGGCCATCCCTGAGGACATGCCTAGTTTGCTATGTTGTATGTCaggtgacccacgcctttaatcccagcactcatgaggcagcagcaggtggatctaagttcaaggccagcctgatctacaaagtgattaaggacagtcagggctacacagagaaaccctgtctcgaaaaaaaaaaaaaaaaaaaaaaagaatgcaatgtTGTGTTTAAGAAGGCCTCTGTGCCCTGCACAGAAACAGGAACAAGCCTATATggggccctgtctgtgtccccTAAAAAGAATAGGTAGGGGACACATCATTATTCAGGGTCTTCCCTGCACAACCAGGAATCTGGAAGGCCTAGAGGACCAGGCACCTTGCCCAGTGCCACAAGGAAGAGCACACTCCTCACCCAGCCTCAGCTAAGGACAGGCCTAGGCTGAGAAAGACCCCACCCAGCATTAGCCAAAGGAGTCTGGACACCCTGGGTGCACAGCCAGCCTAAGGAGGTTCCCTACAGCTCTGCAGGGACTGAGCCTGGTCTCCAGCGTGTGTGCGTCTGGTGCTGCCTGGGCTGGGGCGTTGGGTCTTGGATCCACCCTGTGTGCTGGAGCTGTGGAGCTGTGCTGACTGCACACTGGCATCTTCTTTTGGAGGAGTGTCTTTACAAATGGTCTGCGTACATGGGAGGGAACCCCCAGGGCGGGCGTGTGGCAGCATTTATTTGCACTTGTGCACGTAGTAGCCAGTGATGTAGCCCAAGATGAAGATGATCCAGAAGAGGGCCACTCCACCCAGCACCTTCATGGCGATCCCCAGCTTGCCCGAGCACAGCTTCTGGGAGATCCTAGAGTGAGAACCGCCAGTGAGCccaagccagggctacagggaGGTTCCTGAGTGGGCttgggtggggaaggagggctAGATCAGGAAAAAGCTTGAGCGGAAGTGGAGGTCTGAGTGCTTTGCTGGAGTTGGGAGTTACCTGTCTACCCAAAGGTAAGGCCCAGAGCCGTGGGTACCTGGGTGGGCTGTCATGGGGGCTGGGGTTGGACGAGGCCAGTCAGTGCGGTGGGGGCCACGGCCTGCTGGGATTTTACCTCCTATAGCACGggacctcctcagtgctggaccCGGCAGTCATGCTGACCTCATCCCGGCTGCTGCTGTCCCACCTGCTGTAGTGGACGCCACTCTCCTGGGACTGCATGCTGCAGGCCTGAGGTGGGCTACAGCATGCAGAGTGGAGACAAAGACAGGCATCAGGCCAGACTCACCAAAGATGGCATGGAGTCCCTGTTAGGGGAGGGTCATTCTGGAAGGAGGGGGCGGTACTTACCAAGATAATTAGAAATTAGCTCAGGGTCGAGTCAAAAGGACTAAGCAAAGCAGGAATTCCAACCCAGGGGGCAGGGCAGTGGCCCAGCCCTGGCCCTCAGGAATGTAAGACACTGCTTTTCCAGCTGGGGCCTCTTCTGAGGGGTGGGGGACTCTCCTCCCTCGAGGGACATTTATCAGGGGAGGCAGCCAGTGCCGCCCTCAGAGCCCAGGGAAGTGTAGCTGCCAAGGACCTGATAACTGtcttcctccccagcccagccGATAAGGTCTGGAGCTGCCCTCCAAGAGAGGCTGGCAAGGGGAGGGATGAGCAGTGGCTGGTGGCTGGTACTGCCagtccagccagccagggagcTGCCTGGTAGCAGCTGTCCTCagcccctcctccacctgctgcccCTGAGAGGAGTCAAGAAGGGCTTCTGGGGGCCCAGGGGCTCCAGAAGGCTGTAGATTGTAGATTAGCAGGAAGTAGGGCCACATGAATGCCTAGAACAGGAAGGTTCCTGTCACTAAACCATCCCTGACTCCCTCAGGGTCAGCCATTCCCAACAGACAGTGGTTTGGGAGGAGTCTCCGTGACAATGTTGCCATGCATGGCTGCTCCTGCCTACCTACAGGCCTGCACTGGACACTTGACTAACCCTCTCATGTACCCTCTGACCTCTCCTGTTACCTCTTGTTTACCTAAGGGGAACAGGGCACACACCACAAGTACAGGCTGTCAGATAAGGATAAGGTTAGGCCTCCTGTGTCCTAGGTATCCAAGTGTCCCCTCATGGCACCCAGCTCCAGGACCCTGTCTCACAGAAGCTGAGGCAATGGGAATATAGCACATCCTAGATAACCCCAAACACAGAGTGACCCAAAGGCACAGCAGGCCAGTTGGCTACAGAAAACCTCTGCAGTAGCTCAAGATGCCAGGCTGGATGGGGGAAGAAGAGAGCCATCTTAAGATGCCACAAGTGTCTTCAGATGGGGGTCCAGCTGACAGCCTGAGGTGGTGAGTGTTGCTGAAATGAGGGCTGTTTGCTGAGTACACCAGCTACCTGCACAAGGCTCAATCCCTTCCTCTAGGTGGGCAGTGGGGTGTTGGCCCCCGGTGGCAGCCTCACTGGGATGAGTTTAATACCCCAGTGCCTCCTTTGCCGTGTTACCAGCCCTGGGCAAAGTGCCAGGTGGAGCAAATGCAGAGGGAGAGCTTTTGCTTTTTCAGAGTTTAGAGCAGCCACCTCTTTCCTGCTTATGTATGGCTGGAGAGCTGTACTACACATGCAGTCTAGATAGCCACGCAACACTAGCCCTACCAGGTCTGTCTCTAAATCTACAGCAAACCCTTCCCACATGTAGAAGGGGAGGGATGAGCAGTGGATGGTGGGTATGAGGGTCTCCCCAATTTGTTCAAGCCTGAGGTAGTGGGATCCTGTTATTTGCCACCCATCTGTGGCTGGACATGGAGCTCCTTGGGccatccagggctttgtgcacccTGATCTGCACAACCGTCTTAGTCATAGACACAAGTGGGAAGGGCCTACAAGGCCCcttcaaacccagagcctccccTGAAGGGGTGTGCACGCAGGAGTCCAACATGCGGTTGTTCATAAGACTCGTTTGCCCACAGAGCACCTCTGAGACCCCAACTTACAAAGTCGAGTCGTGGTGGGGGCTGAAGCCTCCGGAGTTCAGAAAGGCTGTCGGGGTCTGGTCAGTGGATCCCACCTTCCCCCAGCAGGGTAAGCCAGGATGTGAGGTAGGAGGGTTGGTGCCTCaagccttaaaaaaagaaaacaagggtgGGGAAAGGAGCAGCTAGctagaggaaagggagaaactaGCTCCAAGGGTATTCCTGGGTCCCAGCAGGAACTGGGCCGGCAGTTCCGGGCCTGATAGCCCTGGGTAGTTAGGCCGATCTAGCCCTTCCCACTCCGGAATTCTAGGGCTAGGGAAGCTCTAGCCCCGGAGGACCTAGGAGTGGTAGGGGCGTGCTGGCAGTCCCACCTCCCTGGGCTGCAATGGGAAGCAGCAGTCCGCTGAGTGCGTCTCACCTGCGCCCCTCGCCAGGGCCGCTGCGCAAGCCCGGGACGCGTCTCCAGCCCCCTGGGTGACGAGGGCGGGGCCCGAGGTTGGGGGCGGGGTCTGAGGGGCAGGACCGAGATGAGGGAGG harbors:
- the Smim1 gene encoding small integral membrane protein 1, translating into MQSQESGVHYSRWDSSSRDEVSMTAGSSTEEVPCYRRISQKLCSGKLGIAMKVLGGVALFWIIFILGYITGYYVHKCK